A genomic window from Osmerus eperlanus chromosome 5, fOsmEpe2.1, whole genome shotgun sequence includes:
- the LOC134020565 gene encoding uncharacterized protein LOC134020565 isoform X1, translated as MFSPCKKVCETQSSNGGAFDQKKTEMDGEKVKIVSSTKRIRIHPEAERILGSSCIAVVCLERLTFQIDPNESVFLVNRQPLLSMVTPCTPQIHTEQQGVVIQEEHSQKSLFHQDIEQSTECINVCPRSEHGPAQKEGMELVSTETHALDISVPSVPVTAQAPASGMGQDYESGFEFQDEWDPGMKFESMLDLESELELKSKSDLEPEHDMVLELELESQKSVCDPVCKGYGEWQEGHCSTNHKYLVSMELHGKDKGTEKIEYTNKGEETIEEQEDTTEEGYEQIGGKEDTVKEIREATRGVVKVTEEREEDGKDEEVTETREEGSLERREMESEDFCAVCLNGGELLCCDRCPKVYHLSCHIPVLMFFPLGDWVCTLCRSDQEPQAEYECENTCSFLGVGAPYTLSRTHQRRCEKLTLLLSCHISSAPFQEPVSPIARNYYQIIKRPIDLSVIRKKLNKGNTLHYFTFEQFVDDIMLMFRNCATFNYPDSEVAQAGRDLEAFFLTKIQEVFPDQNFPKANQDRVDRAQLSWRNRKSKKPVLSGKKYYL; from the exons atgttttctccCTGCAAGAAAGTGTGCGAAACACAGAGTTCAAATG GAGGTGCATTTGaccaaaagaaaacagaaatgGACGGGGAAAAAGTTAAGATAGTATCTTCAACAAAGAGAATTAG GATCCacccagaggcagagagaattcTGGGAAGTTCCTGCATAGCTGTTGTGTGTCTGGAACGACTGACTTTCCAAATAGACCCTAATGAGTCCGTATTTCTAGTAAATAGGCAGCCATTGTTGTCTATGGTTACACCATGTACACCTCAGATACACACGGAACAGCAAGGGGTTGTGATCCAAGAAGAGCATTCTCAGAAG AGTCTATTCCATCAGGATATTGAACAGAGTACAGAGtgcataaatgtgtgtcctcGATCTGAACACGGGCCAGCTCAAAAAGAAGGTATGGAACTTGTTTCAACAGAAACACACGCTCTTGACATATCCGTACCATCAGTACCTGTTACAGCACAGGCACCAGCATCTGGTATGGGACAAGACTATGAATCTGGATTTGAGTTCCAAGATGAGTGGGATCCAGGTATGAAATTCGAATCAATGCTAGACCTGGAGTCAGAATTGGAACTGAAATCAAAATCTGATTTGGAACCAGAACATGATATGGTTCTGGAGTTGGAATTGGAATCCCAAAAATCTGTTTGTGATCCAGTATGCAAGGGGTACGGTGAGTGGCAAGAAGGGCACTGTTCCACTAATCACAAGTACTTAGTGTCGATGGAGCTGCATGGAAAAGACAAGGGGACAGAGAAGATAGAATATACGAATAAGGGAGAAGAGACAATAGAAGAACAAGAAGATACAACCGAGGAAGGTTACGAACAGATAGGAGGGAAAGAAGACACAGTGAAGGAAATAAGAGAAGCTACAAGAGGGGTTGTCAAggtgacggaggagagagaagaagatggTAAAGACGAAGAAGTGACAGAAACGAGAGAGGAGGGATctttggagagaagagagatggagagtgaggaTTTCTGTGCTGTTTGTTTAAACGGAGGGGAACTGCTCTGCTGTGATCGCTGCCCAAAGGTCTACCACCTGTCATGTCATATACCAGTTCTCATGTTCTTCCCACT TGGAGACTGGGTGTGCACACTCTGTAGAAGTGACCAAGAGCCCCAGGCGGAATATGAGTGTGAGAACACATGCTCCTTTTTGGGAGTTGGAGCACCTTATACTCTGTCCAGAACACACCAAAGA AGATGTGAGAAGCTGACTCTGCTGCTTTCCTGTCATATCTCAAGCGCCCCATTTCAGGAGCCTGTTAGCCCAATC GCCCGCAATTACTACCAGATCATTAAGAGGCCTATTGACCTCTCAGTGATCAGAAAGAAGCTGAACAAGGGTAACACCCTTCATTACTTCACCTTTGAGCAGTTTGTGGACGACATCATGCTAATGTTCAGGAATTGCGCAACATTTAACTAT CCAGACTCAGAGGTGGCCCAGGCAGGCCGTGACCTTGAGGCCTTCTTCCTGACTAAGATTCAGGAGGTGTTCCCAGACCAGAACTTCCCAAAGGCCAACCAGGACAGAGTGGACCGAGCTCAACTCTCCTGGCGTAACAGGAAGAGTAAGAAGCCTGTTTTAAGTGGGAAGAAATATTATCTTTAA
- the LOC134020565 gene encoding tripartite motif-containing protein 66-like isoform X2 translates to MELVSTETHALDISVPSVPVTAQAPASGMGQDYESGFEFQDEWDPGMKFESMLDLESELELKSKSDLEPEHDMVLELELESQKSVCDPVCKGYGEWQEGHCSTNHKYLVSMELHGKDKGTEKIEYTNKGEETIEEQEDTTEEGYEQIGGKEDTVKEIREATRGVVKVTEEREEDGKDEEVTETREEGSLERREMESEDFCAVCLNGGELLCCDRCPKVYHLSCHIPVLMFFPLGDWVCTLCRSDQEPQAEYECENTCSFLGVGAPYTLSRTHQRRCEKLTLLLSCHISSAPFQEPVSPIARNYYQIIKRPIDLSVIRKKLNKGNTLHYFTFEQFVDDIMLMFRNCATFNYPDSEVAQAGRDLEAFFLTKIQEVFPDQNFPKANQDRVDRAQLSWRNRKSKKPVLSGKKYYL, encoded by the exons ATGGAACTTGTTTCAACAGAAACACACGCTCTTGACATATCCGTACCATCAGTACCTGTTACAGCACAGGCACCAGCATCTGGTATGGGACAAGACTATGAATCTGGATTTGAGTTCCAAGATGAGTGGGATCCAGGTATGAAATTCGAATCAATGCTAGACCTGGAGTCAGAATTGGAACTGAAATCAAAATCTGATTTGGAACCAGAACATGATATGGTTCTGGAGTTGGAATTGGAATCCCAAAAATCTGTTTGTGATCCAGTATGCAAGGGGTACGGTGAGTGGCAAGAAGGGCACTGTTCCACTAATCACAAGTACTTAGTGTCGATGGAGCTGCATGGAAAAGACAAGGGGACAGAGAAGATAGAATATACGAATAAGGGAGAAGAGACAATAGAAGAACAAGAAGATACAACCGAGGAAGGTTACGAACAGATAGGAGGGAAAGAAGACACAGTGAAGGAAATAAGAGAAGCTACAAGAGGGGTTGTCAAggtgacggaggagagagaagaagatggTAAAGACGAAGAAGTGACAGAAACGAGAGAGGAGGGATctttggagagaagagagatggagagtgaggaTTTCTGTGCTGTTTGTTTAAACGGAGGGGAACTGCTCTGCTGTGATCGCTGCCCAAAGGTCTACCACCTGTCATGTCATATACCAGTTCTCATGTTCTTCCCACT TGGAGACTGGGTGTGCACACTCTGTAGAAGTGACCAAGAGCCCCAGGCGGAATATGAGTGTGAGAACACATGCTCCTTTTTGGGAGTTGGAGCACCTTATACTCTGTCCAGAACACACCAAAGA AGATGTGAGAAGCTGACTCTGCTGCTTTCCTGTCATATCTCAAGCGCCCCATTTCAGGAGCCTGTTAGCCCAATC GCCCGCAATTACTACCAGATCATTAAGAGGCCTATTGACCTCTCAGTGATCAGAAAGAAGCTGAACAAGGGTAACACCCTTCATTACTTCACCTTTGAGCAGTTTGTGGACGACATCATGCTAATGTTCAGGAATTGCGCAACATTTAACTAT CCAGACTCAGAGGTGGCCCAGGCAGGCCGTGACCTTGAGGCCTTCTTCCTGACTAAGATTCAGGAGGTGTTCCCAGACCAGAACTTCCCAAAGGCCAACCAGGACAGAGTGGACCGAGCTCAACTCTCCTGGCGTAACAGGAAGAGTAAGAAGCCTGTTTTAAGTGGGAAGAAATATTATCTTTAA